One genomic window of Sphingobacterium oryzagri includes the following:
- the rplU gene encoding 50S ribosomal protein L21 produces MYAIVNIAGQQFKVAKDQYLFVHRLQGDEGASIEFDNVLLAEDGGKFTVGTPSISGAKVSATILSHLKGDKVIVFKKKRRKGYKKKNGHRQQFTKIQITGISL; encoded by the coding sequence ATGTACGCAATAGTAAATATAGCAGGACAGCAATTCAAAGTTGCTAAAGACCAATACCTTTTTGTACACCGCTTACAAGGAGACGAAGGCGCTAGTATTGAATTTGACAATGTATTGTTAGCAGAAGACGGTGGTAAATTTACTGTAGGTACACCAAGTATCTCAGGCGCTAAAGTTTCGGCTACTATTTTGTCTCATTTGAAAGGTGATAAAGTTATCGTTTTCAAAAAGAAACGTCGTAAAGGCTACAAAAAGAAAAACGGTCACCGTCAACAATTCACTAAAATCCAGATCACTGGTATCAGTTTATAA